Proteins co-encoded in one Bdellovibrionales bacterium genomic window:
- a CDS encoding ATP-binding protein, protein MGLRSALNSISEGTTLQFVLSVRSDYSDIIESHTANKAEAIHPLVASIAGYREEKLKSAMHSSELYRPELFVYVRTPLVETKKLNVFKKKELFAEASENAYQETVEILGQNVETLISSLQSLGLQCEELNKAELLSNVYEFLNPKRSRTEPVPNVVTFDELDIDKDIIEEVEWLANQSPREQLVFGDLILGLDQFTIDGYFHRVITLKTLPEVTFAGQLAHFLRLPFHYDLIMTVEVPPQAHEMTKLQQKRKMAHSMAVTQGNKASDLESESKLSSTEELIRELLNTGQRIYAAQMTIVLKSEATAEGAKKLNREVREVLSRFRGLQGAEGLEETVGAWRILKNNLPAAPISLERARKMKTNNLADFLPVYGPREGDKNPVVIFRNRLNGLVGYDAFDPGLPNYNTLVTGSSGAGKSFLNNCILLQELAKGLKVFIIDIGGSYKKLTEALDGQYLEINLSDQYRLNPFDLANPNEEPSNQKIKSLLAIIESMVSEDEKAKLPKLDRALLERAIIELYKSRRAKGEVPQLSDLAKYLSAFEEDSMRAISKMLYLWTGERPYGRLLDGPGSLRTDANICTFDLKGLSAYPDLQSVMILILTDFILNQVEKDRTIKKRIILDEAWELLKSNAAASFMEYCARTLRKTGSGITFITQGVEEIVASPIGPAILNNTATKFVMLQRGDSQVLSDALKLNTQELGLIHSLTQKKGEYSEGFMIEGDHRQVVRIYPSPFEYWLSTSDAQDNSHLEKLKREGLTLVQAIEKAAEEYPKGVAVGRPKEA, encoded by the coding sequence ATGGGACTCAGATCTGCATTGAACTCTATATCTGAAGGTACGACTTTACAGTTCGTGCTTTCAGTAAGGTCGGACTATTCCGACATTATCGAATCGCATACAGCGAACAAGGCTGAGGCAATTCATCCCTTGGTAGCAAGCATTGCTGGGTATCGAGAGGAAAAATTGAAAAGCGCGATGCACTCCTCTGAACTTTATAGGCCAGAACTCTTTGTTTATGTACGAACGCCACTTGTTGAAACCAAAAAATTGAACGTTTTCAAAAAGAAAGAACTTTTTGCTGAAGCGTCCGAAAACGCTTATCAAGAAACTGTCGAGATTTTAGGTCAGAACGTAGAGACTTTAATTTCCTCGCTGCAAAGCCTAGGGCTTCAGTGCGAGGAATTAAACAAAGCTGAACTACTCTCAAACGTGTACGAATTCTTAAATCCAAAACGCTCTCGAACTGAACCTGTCCCGAACGTGGTTACATTCGATGAATTGGATATTGATAAAGATATAATTGAAGAGGTGGAATGGTTAGCCAACCAATCCCCGCGCGAACAGTTAGTGTTTGGTGACCTGATTCTGGGATTAGACCAATTCACCATAGATGGATACTTCCACAGGGTTATTACATTGAAGACTTTGCCCGAGGTGACGTTTGCCGGCCAACTCGCCCACTTCCTACGCTTACCGTTCCACTACGATCTAATCATGACAGTCGAGGTGCCTCCACAGGCTCATGAGATGACTAAACTCCAGCAGAAGAGAAAGATGGCCCATTCTATGGCAGTCACCCAAGGAAACAAGGCCAGTGACCTGGAGAGTGAGTCAAAACTTTCTTCTACTGAGGAGCTAATCCGTGAACTACTGAACACCGGACAACGAATCTATGCGGCTCAAATGACGATCGTTTTGAAGTCAGAGGCGACCGCCGAAGGAGCTAAAAAACTTAATCGCGAAGTTCGCGAAGTTCTTTCTCGTTTCCGCGGCTTACAAGGTGCCGAGGGATTGGAAGAAACTGTTGGCGCGTGGAGAATTCTTAAAAATAATCTCCCTGCCGCTCCGATAAGTTTGGAACGAGCTCGGAAAATGAAAACGAACAATCTCGCTGATTTTTTGCCGGTTTACGGGCCACGAGAGGGTGATAAAAATCCTGTCGTTATATTTAGAAATCGTCTTAATGGGCTCGTGGGCTATGATGCATTTGATCCAGGTTTGCCGAATTATAATACGCTAGTCACTGGGTCGTCGGGCGCGGGTAAGTCTTTTCTGAATAACTGTATTTTACTTCAAGAGCTCGCGAAGGGACTTAAAGTATTTATTATTGATATCGGTGGATCTTACAAGAAGCTAACAGAGGCCCTGGATGGCCAATATCTTGAGATCAATCTATCGGACCAGTACAGACTAAACCCTTTTGACCTGGCGAATCCTAATGAGGAGCCCAGCAACCAAAAGATTAAGTCACTGCTCGCAATCATTGAAAGCATGGTCTCCGAAGACGAAAAGGCAAAACTTCCAAAATTAGATAGAGCGCTTTTAGAGCGCGCAATTATTGAACTCTATAAGAGTCGTCGAGCAAAGGGCGAAGTTCCGCAGCTGTCAGACTTGGCTAAATATTTATCAGCCTTTGAGGAAGATTCAATGAGAGCAATCTCAAAGATGCTTTATCTCTGGACCGGAGAGCGTCCTTACGGCCGTTTGCTCGATGGACCAGGTAGTTTGCGCACTGACGCCAACATTTGCACATTCGATCTGAAAGGCCTATCAGCGTATCCGGATCTGCAAAGCGTGATGATATTAATTCTAACGGATTTTATCTTAAATCAGGTTGAAAAAGATCGAACGATAAAGAAACGAATTATTCTCGACGAGGCTTGGGAACTTTTGAAATCGAACGCAGCGGCTTCATTCATGGAATATTGTGCGAGAACTCTTCGTAAAACGGGCTCTGGAATCACCTTCATCACTCAAGGCGTGGAAGAGATTGTTGCGAGCCCTATTGGTCCTGCAATTTTGAACAATACTGCTACTAAGTTTGTGATGCTACAGAGAGGTGACTCTCAGGTTCTCTCAGATGCGCTGAAATTGAATACCCAAGAGCTCGGCCTAATTCATTCATTGACTCAAAAGAAAGGCGAATATTCTGAGGGCTTTATGATTGAAGGAGATCATCGGCAGGTTGTAAGAATCTATCCCAGCCCGTTTGAATACTGGCTTTCTACTTCTGATGCTCAGGATAACTCTCACTTAGAAAAATTAAAGCGTGAAGGACTAACATTGGTCCAAGCAATTGAAAAAGCCGCTGAGGAATATCCAAAAGGTGTGGCCGTCGGTCGCCCAAAGGAGGCCTAA